ACTTCGAGATGGTCGGCGACCAGGGCCGGCGACCGGCTGGTGAGCATCACGTTCAGGGCGGAGGCGCTCTCGCCCTTGTACGCCCGTACCGCGAGCACGTCGACCTGACTCATCGCCTGGTCGACCTGGCGTTTCAGCGGCTCGATGCGGGCGGCCAGCGCCGCCGCCTGCCGGCGTTTGCCGGCCAGCGCCTGGCGGGTGGCGTTGTGCTGTTCGATGACCGGTTCCAGAGTGTTCCACTCGCGGTCGATCCGGCGTTCGATCTCGTCGATCGAGAGCGCGGCCGGCGGCGCCGTCGGTGGACTGGCGTGGGCCGGGACGACGCCGACGGTGACGACGGCGACTCCGGCGAGGGCGATGACTACGGTGGTGGTGCAGCGGGACCAGCATGGGCGCGGCGCAGCCGCCGTCCGGTCGGCCGGGGCCGGTCGGACGGACGTCGGCCGCGGGGCATGGTGTGCCACCGGGCTCCGTACTCCTTCTTCCTCGACCGCCTACCGGGTTAGCTGACGGGTTCGGGCGGGAAGGGGGCGCCCTACCGCGATGCGGATTCACCCCGATGGTGCTCGGTGGGTCCCCGGCTCGCTCTGCTGTGGCGACTCTCTCGGGTGGTGATCTCGATGCGACTCGGCGGTGCCGGGCCGTAGTCGCCCCGATTGGCGGCTGTCACCGGCTCGGCAACTGCCGACGATAGGTACGGGCGTCGTGGTTCCGCAACGAACCCGGCCAATCGGTGACCTGCCGATATCCGACAGTAACCGGAAATCACGGCGATCGTTCCGCGATACGGAGAGGTCCCCGGCCGATGGCCGGGGACCTCCGAGTTGCTGCTGGTACGCGCCTGCGGTCAGTACGGGCGGCGGAACCCGGCGACCGGCATGTGGTTGATGCTGGCCACCTGCACCGGCTTACCGGCCCGGGGCGCGTGCACCATGATGCTGTTGCCCAGGTAGAGCCCGACGTGGTGCAGGTCGCTGAAGAAGAACACCAGGTCGCCGGGGCGGGCCTCGGAACGGCTGATCGCCTTGGTCTCCCGCCACTGCGCGCCGGTGAAGTGGGTCAGGCTGATCCCGGCCGCCCGGTAGGCGTACTGGGTGAGCCCGGAGCAGTCGAACGCGTTCGGCCCGGTGGCCCCCCAGACGTACGGGTCGCCGACCTGGGCGCAGGCCGTCCTGATCGCGGTGTTGGCGGCGGCGCTGATCACGCCCTTGATCATCGGGCAGCCGGGGGCGCTCACCACGGACTTCGGCATGGACGCCCGGAGCCGCTTGATCTCGGCGTCGATCTTGACCTTCTTCTCCGCCAGCTCCTTCTCCTGCTTGGTCTGGGCGGTGATCAGCGCGTCGAGCTTCTCCTTCTCGGCGGTGTAGCGGGCCTGGATGGCCAGCACCCCCTCCAGCTCCTTGCGCTGGTGGGCGGCGAGCCGGTCGAGCATGCCGATCTGCTCGGCCAGCGTGCCCGGCTTGGCGTTGACCAGCAGCGCGCCGATCTCGGCCGACGGGCCGGTCATGTAGTGCTGGGAGGCGAGCGCGCCGACCCGGTTCATCGCCATGTCGCTCTGCAGGGCGAGCGGCTCGATCTTCTTCTCCAGCTCGGCCGACTTCTTCCGGTTGACCTTGAGCTGGCTGCGGACGTCGTTGTACTTCTCGATGGTGGGTTCGAGCTGCTCCCACTGCTTGTCGATCTGCGCCTCGATCTCCTCCGGAGTGGGCGCGGCGTGGGCGGGAGCGGCGAGCAGGCCGGCGCCGACCACGGCGGCGGCGGCCAGGGTGACCAGGTGTCGTGCGAACCGGCGCAGCCCACCCGGGTGGGTGGGGAGCCGATCCGGCGCGTGACGCTGAGCGGGCAGGGCTGCCACCGGCACCGAACTCCTTTGGCGAGCAGGACCACCGGGCGCCCCGCGAGGGGAAGAAGCTGGGCGGGGCAGACGATCCACAGCGGCCGGAGCCCCACATTAGAGAGGCGACGAAGCGATATCAAGGCGAGGGGTACTCACATCACCCCCGGCCTACCGGCCGACCACCCACCGTGGCCGAACCACGCCCCACGATGGCGGTCAGCACGTCGTCCAGGGTCACCACCCCGAGTGGACGCCGACCGTCGCTCACCAGGACCATGTGCCGTCGCTCACGCCGCATCGCCAGCAGCAGATCGGCAAGCGTACGGTCCGGCGGCACCACGGCCAGCGGCCGGTACACCTCGGCCGGCACCGGTGCCCGGCGGCTCGCTCCCGCGTACCCGAGCACGTCCTTGACGTGGACGAAGCCGAGCACCCGGCGGGTGGCCCGCTGCACCACCGGGAACCGGGACCGCCCCGTCCGGGTGGCCAGCACCTCCAACGCGGCCGGTGAGACGTCGTCGGCCACCGTCGTCACCGTGGACCACGGTTGCAGCGCGTCTCCGGCCGTCCGGGTGTGCAGGGCCAGCGCGCCGGTGATCCGGGCGTGCTCCTCCGACCCGAGCAGCCCCTCGGTACGCGCCTGCGACACCAGCGCGGCCAGCTCCTCCGCGGTGAACACGGTCTTCACCGCGTCCGTCGCCTCGATCCGCCAGAACCGCAGCACCCGCCGGGACGCCCACTTCATCGCCAGCAGCAGCGGCTTCGTGGCGACGCAGAACGCCAGCATCGCCGGCCCCAACCAGAGCGCCGACGGCTCCGGCCCGGCCAGGGTGATGTTCTTCGGCACCATCTCGCCGACCACCGTGTGCAGGAACACCACCACGCCGAGGGCCAGCACGAACGCCACCGGGTGGATCGCCCTGTCGGGCAACCCGGCCGCGTGGAACACCGGCTCCAGCAGGTGGGCCAGCGCCGGCTCGGCGATCGCGCCGAGACCCAGCGAGCAGACCGTGATGCCGAGCTGCGCGCCGGCGATCATCAACGGGATCTGGTTCATCGCCGACAACGCCCACCGGGCCCGCTTCGAGGTCGCGGCCAACGGCTCGATCACGGTACGGCGAGAGGCGATCAGGGCGAACTCACTGCCCACGAAGAACCCGTTGCCGAGCAGCAGGGCCACGCCGATCAGCAGCTCAGCCACGGTCGCCGGCCTCCTCGGGGCAGACCACCCGCACCTGTTCGACGCGGTGCCGCTCGACCTCCACCACGGTGAACTCGTAGCCGCTCTCGGCCACCGTCTCGCCGGCCGCCGGGATCCGGCCGAGCCGGGCCATCAGAAACCCCCCGAGCGTCTCGTACGGACCCTCGGGCAGCCGGAAGCCGGTCTGCTCGGCCAGCTCGTCGGAGCGGAGCACACCGTCCACCAGGGCGGTCCGCTCCCCGCCCGGCGCCGTCGCCCCCACCACCCCCACGTACGGCCCCGCAGCCGGGTCGAACTCGTCGGCGATCTCCCCGACCAGCTCCTCCACCAGGTCCTCGACGGTCACCACCCCGTCGGTGCCGCCGTACTCGTCGACCACGATCGCCAGGTCGGCCCCGGCGGCCGTCAACGCGGCCAGGACGCTGTCGAGGTCCAGGCTCTCCGGCACGTACACCGGCTCGCGGGCCACCTGCCCGACGGTGGTGACCGCCCGGTGGACCAGCGGCACCCCGAGCGCGTCCGGCACCCCCGCCACGCCGATGACTAGGTCGAGCGTCTCCTCGTACACCGGGAAACGGGTCCGCCCGGTCCGCTGGGCCAGGGCGAGCAGCTCGGCGACCGTGGCGGTGGTCCGCAGGGCGACCACGTCGACCCGGGGGGTCATCGCCGCCGCGGCCCGCTTGTCGGCGAACCGGATGGTGCGCCGCATCAACATCGCCGTCTCCGGCGGCAGCGCGCCGGCCCGCGCCGAGATGACGGCCAGCAGTCCCAGCTCCTCCGGGGAACGGGCGCTGGCCAGCTCCTCCTGTGGCTCCACCCCCACCCGGCGGACCAGCCAGTTGGCCGACCCGTTCAGGGCCCGGATCAACCAGCCCAACGTCCGGGAGAAGGCCCGCATCCCGGCGGCGGTGGTCAACGCGACGGGCATCGGCCGGGCCAACGCCGCGTTCTTCGGGATCAACTCGCCGACCAGCATGGAGACCAGGGTCGCCAGCGCCAGGGCGAGCAACGGGGTGAACCGGTCGGTGGCCGCCCCGGTGACCGGACGCAGCACCGGGGCGACGAGCCGGGCCAGCGCGGGTTCGGCGAGGTAGCCGGTGAGCAGCGCGGTGATGGTGATGCCGAGCTGGGCGCCGGAAAGCTGGAAGGAGAGCTCGCGCAGCGCCCGCCGGACCGTGCCGGCCCGGCCGTCCCCGGCGTCCGCGCGGCGGTCGATCTCCGCCCGGTCAACGGTGACCAGGGCGAACTCGGCCGCGACGAAGAACGCGTTGCCCACGGTCAGCAGCAGGAAGCCGACCAGCGGCAGCAGTGTGGTCACGAGTAAACCGTCGATGATCGATCCACCTCGACGCGGATTCTCCCATGACGGACCGCTGTCGCACGAGTACGCAAAAGCGTCGGCTGCCCGACTGCGCCCCGCCCGCCGCCCGGTGGGTGGTGGGTGGTGGGTGGTGGGTGGTGGCCCGTCCCCGTGCCGGGTCCGGGTGCTGCCGCGCCAGGGTGTCGGGGCGTCTCCTCCTGCCACGGCTGCCCGCACGCCACCGACCAGGACGGTCATCTCGGGCGGCGGCGACCCGACGTGGCCGTCCACAGCACCGGCGTAGCGGCGAACATGCCCACGTGGCGCAGGCGCGTCCCCTGGTCACCGTCGTCGAGGATGCCCAGACCCTACCTGCCCCGAACTTCCTCTAGAGCTGCCCCGTTTGTGCTACCGAGTCGCTCGCCGGTAGCGCAGACGGGGCAGCTCTAGAGCGCTCACGACCCACCACCACCACGGACCCCGCACCAACCTCACGGGGAGCACCTCCGCGGAGCCCGGAACCACCACGAACCACCACGGACGTGACCCCCACCGACCAACAGGGACCACCAGGGGCGGCAGCACCCCCGCGGGGCCCGTCAGCACGGACGGGGCAGCTCGACAGCGGTTGTCCGCCACACCTACCGCCCGGCGCTGATGGCCGACGCGGCACCGCCGGAACCCACCGCCGCCGAACCGAACCGCCGCCGCAGTCGAGCAGTCACCGGCTTGGGACGCGCCGGCCGCGCCGGGTTCAGCGAGGTTCAGCGGGGTTCAGCCGGCGACCGGGGCGGACTCCTGGTCGTCGCGGGGCTGGGCCGGCTTCATCGAGCGGAGCAGCACGCTTGCCACGTCGACCACCTCGACCTGCTCGCCGGCCTCCTTGCCGTTGACCCCGTCGTTGAGCATGGTCGAGCAGAACGGGCAGCCGACCGCGATGGTCTTCGCGCCGGTCGACATGGCCTCCTCGACCCGGTCGACGTTGATCCGCTTGCCGATCCGCTCCTCCATCCACATCCGGGCCCCACCGGCTCCGCAGCAGAAGGAACGCTCGCTGTTGCGGGGCATCTCGATCACCGCGTCCTGGGCGGACGAGCCGAGCACCTCACGCGGCGGGGCGAAGACCCGGTTGTGCCGGCCCAGGTAGCAGGGGTCGTGGTAGGTGACCCCGCCGTCGACCGGCTGGACGGGGGTGAGCTTGCCGGTGCTCACCAGGTGGGCCAGGAGCTGGGTGTGGTGCACCACCTCGAACTCGCCGCCGAGCTGCCCGTACTCGTTGCCGAGGGTGTTGAAGCAGTGCGGGCAGGTGGCGACGATCTTGCGCTTGGTCTTCTCCCGGCCCTCGAACGCCTCGTTGAGGGTCTCCACGTTCTGCTGGGCGAGCATCTGGAAGACGAACTCGTTGCCGATCCGACGGGCCGGGTCACCGGTGCAGGTCTCACCCTCGCCGAGGATGGCGAAGGAGACACCGGCCTCGTTCAGCAGCGTGGCGACGGCCCGGGTGGTCTTCTTGGCCCGGTCCTCGAACGCGCCGGCGCAGCCGACCCAGAAGAGGTACTCGAAGTCGTCGACCTCGCCGACCCGGGGAACCTCGAAGTCGAGACCCTTGGTCCAGTCCTCCCGGGTGTTCTGCGGCGCGCCCCACGGGTTGCCCTTGTTCTCCAGGTTGCGCAGCATCACGCCGGCCTCGGACGGGAAGCTCGACTCGATGAGCACCTGGTAACGGCGCATATCGACGATGTGGTCGACGTGCTCGATGTCGACCGGGCACTGCTCGACACAGGCGCCGCAGGTGGTGCAGGACCACAGCACGTCCGGGTCGATGATCCCGCCGGCCTCGGCGTCACCGATCAGCGGCTTCTCCGCCTCGGCGAGGGCGAGCACGTCCAC
The sequence above is a segment of the Micromonospora sp. WMMD882 genome. Coding sequences within it:
- a CDS encoding C40 family peptidase; translated protein: MAALPAQRHAPDRLPTHPGGLRRFARHLVTLAAAAVVGAGLLAAPAHAAPTPEEIEAQIDKQWEQLEPTIEKYNDVRSQLKVNRKKSAELEKKIEPLALQSDMAMNRVGALASQHYMTGPSAEIGALLVNAKPGTLAEQIGMLDRLAAHQRKELEGVLAIQARYTAEKEKLDALITAQTKQEKELAEKKVKIDAEIKRLRASMPKSVVSAPGCPMIKGVISAAANTAIRTACAQVGDPYVWGATGPNAFDCSGLTQYAYRAAGISLTHFTGAQWRETKAISRSEARPGDLVFFFSDLHHVGLYLGNSIMVHAPRAGKPVQVASINHMPVAGFRRPY
- a CDS encoding hemolysin family protein, with translation MAELLIGVALLLGNGFFVGSEFALIASRRTVIEPLAATSKRARWALSAMNQIPLMIAGAQLGITVCSLGLGAIAEPALAHLLEPVFHAAGLPDRAIHPVAFVLALGVVVFLHTVVGEMVPKNITLAGPEPSALWLGPAMLAFCVATKPLLLAMKWASRRVLRFWRIEATDAVKTVFTAEELAALVSQARTEGLLGSEEHARITGALALHTRTAGDALQPWSTVTTVADDVSPAALEVLATRTGRSRFPVVQRATRRVLGFVHVKDVLGYAGASRRAPVPAEVYRPLAVVPPDRTLADLLLAMRRERRHMVLVSDGRRPLGVVTLDDVLTAIVGRGSATVGGRPVGRG
- a CDS encoding hemolysin family protein, with the translated sequence MTTLLPLVGFLLLTVGNAFFVAAEFALVTVDRAEIDRRADAGDGRAGTVRRALRELSFQLSGAQLGITITALLTGYLAEPALARLVAPVLRPVTGAATDRFTPLLALALATLVSMLVGELIPKNAALARPMPVALTTAAGMRAFSRTLGWLIRALNGSANWLVRRVGVEPQEELASARSPEELGLLAVISARAGALPPETAMLMRRTIRFADKRAAAAMTPRVDVVALRTTATVAELLALAQRTGRTRFPVYEETLDLVIGVAGVPDALGVPLVHRAVTTVGQVAREPVYVPESLDLDSVLAALTAAGADLAIVVDEYGGTDGVVTVEDLVEELVGEIADEFDPAAGPYVGVVGATAPGGERTALVDGVLRSDELAEQTGFRLPEGPYETLGGFLMARLGRIPAAGETVAESGYEFTVVEVERHRVEQVRVVCPEEAGDRG
- a CDS encoding (Fe-S)-binding protein, with the translated sequence MGSVQIVTTILAAAITVLAVWVAAQAVLRIVAVVRLGQPDPGRSGDPVARTKTMLAETAGHTRMLRWSVVGAAHWFVMVGFVVLSLLVLEAYFEVVSTTGGLPLIGGWTVYGLVTELIGVLGVAGIVVLIAIRIRNRPGRPGGRSRFTGSTMWQGYFVEAVVLAVLVMGFVIRGFKVATDHFEYPLWATPVSHAVGSLLPAWESGVSVAALVKILISMTWLIVIGLNVTMGVAWHRFLAFFNIYFKRDPGRAGSGLGALRPMTSNGKPLDFEEADPETDQFGVAQVEQFTWKGLLDFSTCTECGRCQSQCPAWNTGKPLSPKLLVLSLRDHAYAKAPYLLAGGGKDLTGEEKATAAQLAHVDVLALAEAEKPLIGDAEAGGIIDPDVLWSCTTCGACVEQCPVDIEHVDHIVDMRRYQVLIESSFPSEAGVMLRNLENKGNPWGAPQNTREDWTKGLDFEVPRVGEVDDFEYLFWVGCAGAFEDRAKKTTRAVATLLNEAGVSFAILGEGETCTGDPARRIGNEFVFQMLAQQNVETLNEAFEGREKTKRKIVATCPHCFNTLGNEYGQLGGEFEVVHHTQLLAHLVSTGKLTPVQPVDGGVTYHDPCYLGRHNRVFAPPREVLGSSAQDAVIEMPRNSERSFCCGAGGARMWMEERIGKRINVDRVEEAMSTGAKTIAVGCPFCSTMLNDGVNGKEAGEQVEVVDVASVLLRSMKPAQPRDDQESAPVAG